The following proteins come from a genomic window of Campylobacter concisus:
- a CDS encoding subtype B tannase: MKCVRVAILGVCLVGACFGGELKFDEKKFELKSVQVGERTLKFRAYEGIVYVAKPASDYEVLNFYVPEGKFSDQKATIFMPNAIGGYMPAMPLKPEIQNEKPNATLEALLRGYVVASVGARGRTLKEGERFIGKAPATIIDLKAAVRYLKFNDKIMPGDANKIISNGTSTGGAMSALLGTSACAKEYEPYLKELGAAKADDQIYAASAYCPVTNLEHEDEAYEWMFGDLDKFESIDFSSFDASTFNDRGKKPKMIKGELNATQKELSRELKSKFPAYLNSLNLKDAKGHALSLDENGEGSFKEYINALISKAFTATKSSDKNTLIPKFITLDTQGCSLGYTFKLEDFIASLKRTKAVVAFDGFGLENPENDLFGDSKTPAKHFTKFAKERSGGEMADAGVIKMMNAMSYATNKEAAKFYRIRQGTNDTDLALAVPAMLALSLKNAGKEVDFEAVWGQVHGGDYDLDELFAWIKRVIER; the protein is encoded by the coding sequence ATGAAATGCGTTAGAGTTGCTATTTTAGGGGTTTGTTTGGTAGGCGCTTGCTTTGGCGGCGAGCTTAAATTTGATGAAAAGAAATTTGAGCTAAAAAGCGTGCAAGTTGGCGAGAGGACGCTTAAATTTAGAGCTTATGAGGGCATAGTCTATGTGGCAAAGCCAGCTAGCGACTATGAGGTGCTAAATTTTTATGTGCCAGAGGGTAAATTTAGCGACCAAAAGGCAACTATTTTTATGCCAAATGCGATAGGTGGCTACATGCCAGCAATGCCTTTAAAGCCAGAAATCCAAAACGAAAAACCAAATGCCACCCTCGAAGCGCTTCTTAGAGGCTATGTCGTGGCGAGCGTTGGCGCTAGAGGCAGGACGCTAAAAGAGGGCGAGCGCTTCATCGGCAAAGCCCCAGCTACGATAATCGATCTAAAAGCGGCTGTTAGATATCTTAAATTTAACGACAAAATTATGCCAGGCGACGCAAATAAAATCATCTCAAATGGTACGAGCACAGGTGGCGCGATGTCGGCACTTCTAGGCACGAGCGCTTGCGCAAAAGAGTATGAGCCATATCTTAAAGAGCTAGGCGCTGCAAAGGCGGACGATCAAATTTATGCCGCTTCAGCTTACTGCCCTGTTACAAATTTGGAGCATGAAGACGAGGCGTATGAGTGGATGTTTGGGGATTTGGATAAATTTGAAAGTATTGATTTTTCAAGCTTTGATGCGAGCACTTTTAACGACAGAGGCAAAAAGCCAAAGATGATCAAAGGCGAGCTAAACGCCACGCAAAAAGAGCTCTCGCGCGAGCTAAAGAGTAAATTCCCAGCCTATCTAAACTCGCTAAATTTAAAAGACGCCAAAGGCCACGCACTAAGCCTTGATGAAAATGGCGAGGGTAGCTTCAAAGAGTATATAAACGCTCTCATCTCAAAGGCATTTACCGCTACAAAAAGCAGCGACAAAAATACGCTCATACCTAAATTTATAACTCTTGATACGCAGGGTTGCTCGCTTGGATATACATTTAAGCTTGAAGACTTCATCGCCTCGCTAAAACGCACCAAAGCGGTGGTTGCCTTTGACGGATTTGGGCTAGAAAACCCTGAAAACGATCTCTTTGGTGACAGCAAAACGCCTGCAAAGCACTTTACTAAATTTGCAAAAGAGCGAAGTGGCGGCGAGATGGCGGATGCTGGCGTCATAAAGATGATGAATGCGATGAGCTACGCCACAAACAAAGAGGCGGCGAAATTTTACCGCATAAGGCAGGGCACAAACGACACCGATCTAGCTCTTGCCGTGCCTGCTATGCTCGCACTCTCGCTTAAAAATGCTGGCAAAGAGGTTGATTTCGAAGCGGTATGGGGACAAG
- a CDS encoding SDR family NAD(P)-dependent oxidoreductase, with protein MKRYIAITGASSGIGAAVAKAFARRGENLILIARRGELLKELKSEIAKFANVDVVIELCDLSKQENALSLWQKLEKFELKALINNAGFGDYNKVGEQNLEKITQMINLNIISLVTLSTLFTKKYKDKDTQLINISSIGGYKIVPNAVTYCASKFFVSAFSEGLYHELAQDKQAKMQAKVLAPAATKTEFGMVATSKESYDYDKAFKKYHTSEQMAEFLLRLYDSHYCVGSVDRDSFEFSLHQPKFDYAIKYKPKDN; from the coding sequence GTGAAAAGATATATCGCCATCACTGGAGCAAGCTCAGGCATAGGAGCGGCCGTGGCAAAGGCATTTGCGAGGCGTGGGGAAAATTTGATCCTTATTGCAAGGCGTGGCGAGCTTTTAAAGGAGCTAAAAAGCGAGATAGCTAAATTTGCAAATGTCGATGTGGTGATAGAGCTTTGCGACCTTTCAAAACAAGAAAATGCTCTTTCTCTTTGGCAAAAATTAGAAAAATTTGAACTAAAAGCACTTATAAATAACGCTGGCTTTGGCGACTATAACAAGGTCGGCGAGCAAAATTTAGAAAAAATCACACAGATGATAAATTTAAACATCATCTCCCTTGTCACGCTCTCAACGCTCTTTACTAAAAAATACAAAGACAAAGATACGCAGCTTATAAATATCTCTTCAATAGGTGGCTACAAGATCGTGCCAAACGCGGTCACGTACTGCGCTAGTAAATTTTTCGTAAGTGCCTTTAGTGAGGGGCTTTACCACGAGCTAGCACAGGACAAGCAGGCAAAGATGCAAGCAAAAGTGCTAGCTCCAGCTGCCACAAAAACAGAATTTGGCATGGTGGCAACCAGTAAAGAGAGCTACGACTACGACAAAGCGTTTAAAAAGTACCACACGAGCGAACAGATGGCGGAGTTTTTGCTACGCCTTTATGATAGCCACTACTGCGTTGGCTCGGTCGATAGAGATAGCTTTGAGTTTTCACTGCACCAGCCTAAATTTGACTATGCGATCAAGTATAAGCCAAAAGATAACTAG
- a CDS encoding NAD(P)H-binding protein, with product MKKIALIAGASGALGSEILKNLCVSEHYNKVIALARHELKFTHEKLEVKVINFDELKDEVPFIADDVFCALGTTMKAAKHKEQFYKVDVTYPINFAKFGLECGAKRFVLLSAAGASRKSGSFYLKAKGQAEAKIKELGYSSFHIARLPLIEAERKDFRLGEYLAIKAFKFIPKGFFDEYRPMKAADIAKVIVQVAQDDHSEGVKIYSPMEYAK from the coding sequence ATGAAAAAGATCGCCCTTATAGCTGGAGCTAGCGGTGCTTTGGGAAGTGAGATTTTAAAAAATTTATGCGTGAGCGAGCATTACAACAAGGTTATCGCCCTTGCTAGGCACGAGCTAAAATTTACTCATGAAAAGCTTGAAGTAAAAGTAATAAATTTTGATGAGCTAAAAGATGAGGTGCCATTTATCGCTGATGACGTATTTTGTGCGCTTGGCACGACGATGAAAGCAGCAAAGCACAAAGAGCAGTTTTATAAAGTCGATGTGACCTATCCGATAAATTTTGCGAAATTTGGCTTGGAGTGCGGTGCAAAACGTTTTGTCTTGCTCTCGGCTGCAGGTGCTAGTAGAAAGTCAGGCTCGTTTTACCTAAAGGCAAAAGGTCAAGCAGAAGCAAAGATAAAAGAGCTTGGATATAGCTCATTTCATATCGCCAGACTGCCACTTATCGAGGCTGAGAGAAAGGACTTTAGGCTTGGTGAGTATCTGGCGATAAAGGCGTTTAAATTTATCCCAAAAGGCTTTTTTGACGAGTATAGACCGATGAAGGCGGCTGATATCGCTAAAGTGATCGTGCAAGTAGCGCAAGATGACCACAGCGAGGGTGTCAAAATTTATAGTCCGATGGAGTATGCAAAGTGA
- a CDS encoding iron-containing alcohol dehydrogenase — MQNFSFLNPTKIEFGKDKEQNIGKYMKEFGVKKTLIIYGSDRIIKNGLFDVAAKSLSANGIEFCKIGGVKSNPVLSKVNEAINLAKKQGVDSVLAIGGGSVLDTAKAVAAGVKYNGDVWDFFTGKDPSDALMIFDIITLAATGSEMNGGSVVTNEATKQKFAMHGACLYPKVSVINPLLQASVSKEYLVYSASDIIAHSIEGYFTASIQPEIINLYIEANIKTVMKTTEILLKEPENYDARGEFAWAATMALNGLTYVGTAGYSYPNHMIEHAIGAVVDCAHGAGLSVVMPAWMKWYKSRNLEAFKRFGKEIFGVDDADAGIEKLKEWFSKIGTPTSLIEIGVDDTNLDEIMALVYDYAKGRRLEQIYTKEAISEIFALAR, encoded by the coding sequence ATGCAAAATTTTAGCTTTTTAAACCCTACAAAAATAGAATTTGGCAAAGACAAAGAGCAAAATATCGGCAAATATATGAAAGAATTTGGCGTTAAAAAGACGCTTATCATCTATGGTAGCGATAGGATCATAAAAAATGGCCTTTTTGATGTCGCAGCAAAGAGCCTAAGTGCAAATGGCATCGAGTTTTGCAAGATAGGTGGCGTGAAGTCAAATCCAGTGCTAAGCAAGGTAAATGAGGCTATAAATTTAGCTAAAAAGCAAGGTGTCGATAGCGTGCTGGCCATAGGTGGTGGCTCGGTACTTGACACGGCCAAGGCCGTGGCTGCTGGAGTTAAATATAACGGCGACGTTTGGGACTTTTTTACCGGCAAGGATCCAAGTGATGCGCTTATGATATTTGACATCATAACTCTAGCTGCAACTGGCTCAGAGATGAACGGCGGCTCGGTCGTCACAAACGAAGCCACGAAACAGAAATTTGCCATGCACGGCGCTTGTCTTTACCCAAAAGTTTCAGTGATAAATCCACTACTTCAAGCAAGCGTGAGCAAGGAGTATTTGGTCTATTCAGCTTCTGACATCATCGCTCACAGTATTGAGGGATACTTTACGGCTAGCATTCAGCCTGAGATCATAAATTTATACATCGAAGCAAACATAAAAACCGTTATGAAAACGACTGAAATTTTACTAAAAGAGCCAGAAAATTACGATGCTAGAGGCGAGTTTGCTTGGGCTGCTACGATGGCACTAAATGGCTTAACTTACGTTGGCACAGCTGGCTACTCTTATCCAAATCACATGATCGAGCACGCCATAGGTGCAGTGGTTGATTGTGCGCATGGAGCTGGGCTAAGTGTCGTGATGCCAGCTTGGATGAAGTGGTATAAGAGTAGAAATTTAGAGGCATTTAAGCGCTTTGGCAAAGAAATTTTTGGCGTGGATGACGCAGATGCAGGCATAGAGAAGCTAAAAGAGTGGTTTAGCAAGATTGGCACACCTACAAGCCTTATAGAAATCGGAGTTGATGATACAAATTTAGACGAGATCATGGCTCTAGTTTATGACTATGCGAAAGGTAGGAGGCTAGAGCAAATTTATACAAAAGAGGCAATAAGTGAAATTTTTGCCTTAGCGAGATAG
- a CDS encoding anaerobic ribonucleoside-triphosphate reductase activating protein has translation MHKVFSITPFTTLDYPDKVAAVVWFAGCNMRCVYCYNIEVVNSNGNIEMNEVCSFLDRRIGKLNGIVFSGGECTANPLFLKLAREVKSRNFCLKVDTNGSHIEILKEAIGEALIDYIALDFKAPKEKFTGVTGSNLYEKFISTLKYLLEINFDFEVRTTVHADFLDEADISLMSEILYNLGYRGNYYLQKFLSTGENFGNLVDAKSSFDHKKIISKLPIKLRNF, from the coding sequence TTGCATAAAGTCTTTAGTATAACGCCATTTACTACGCTTGATTATCCAGACAAAGTGGCTGCGGTAGTTTGGTTTGCAGGCTGTAATATGCGATGCGTGTACTGCTACAATATAGAAGTTGTAAATTCAAATGGCAATATAGAAATGAATGAGGTTTGTAGCTTTTTAGACCGCCGCATAGGTAAGCTAAATGGCATCGTCTTTAGCGGTGGCGAATGCACGGCAAATCCTTTGTTTTTAAAACTTGCAAGAGAGGTTAAGTCAAGAAATTTTTGCCTAAAGGTCGATACAAATGGCTCTCATATTGAGATTTTAAAAGAGGCGATAGGTGAAGCGCTGATTGACTATATCGCACTTGATTTTAAAGCGCCAAAAGAGAAATTTACGGGCGTAACTGGCTCAAATTTATATGAAAAATTTATTAGCACGCTAAAATATCTGCTTGAGATAAATTTCGATTTTGAAGTAAGAACAACCGTGCATGCAGATTTTTTAGATGAAGCAGATATTTCTTTGATGTCTGAAATTCTTTATAACCTTGGATATAGAGGAAATTATTATTTACAAAAATTCCTTAGCACAGGTGAAAATTTTGGAAATTTAGTTGATGCTAAAAGTAGCTTTGATCATAAAAAAATCATCTCAAAACTTCCTATCAAACTAAGAAACTTTTAA
- a CDS encoding ATP-dependent nuclease: MKLDRFEIKNFRSIEDIKISIEEKNGKKCLILVGKNEAGKSNILKAISAVFNGYKVSIKDQRKTASDNDEYCIDAIFKLTQKDISDIKEKLIEEYHIESLDIFENNLSIESFIQEAFGEMILTLSIKDNDTPSLTYWKYEELNDKYKVSNLFYYSTDNRQITKLEGESNSPLLEPLTYDYIERIVFEIIKNIKPMENIYRRAIFWEYSDSHLLPPNVNIENFKNNPDICMPLKNIFYLSNIKDIQQDIENAAKKDKGLHSFLDNISNKATKEFREIWPDLKNIKFVIRKDGEEFDIRIQEKEFYSNEDRSDGFKRFIAILLMLSIESRTRKYNRLILFDEPDAFLYPTSAKFLKEELLKISEKDIVIYSTHSPFMIDNECIERHLVIERKDDISETVTQDKSPFQEDELLKRAIGSHILESIQSKNIIFEGYTDYKVFKNTYKDKDFKDCGLVYMGGIKEVNTLTTMIMLTGKKFLIVSDSDETSKNKRKDFEKDFPDLKENWLEYDEVCDKSNKIKTLEDFYEADYLSAKIKQYNENYEYDKKKSSIDNIDKAVSQDKEKRQEIKNALAINAKKENIKKEYFDFIQKIKDKLGS, from the coding sequence ATGAAACTAGATAGATTTGAAATAAAAAATTTTCGTTCTATAGAAGATATAAAGATAAGTATCGAAGAAAAAAATGGGAAAAAATGTCTAATCTTAGTAGGAAAAAATGAAGCAGGGAAAAGTAATATATTAAAAGCCATATCTGCAGTATTTAATGGATATAAGGTTAGCATAAAAGATCAAAGAAAAACAGCTTCGGATAATGATGAATATTGTATTGATGCTATCTTTAAGCTTACACAAAAAGACATTAGTGATATTAAAGAAAAATTAATCGAAGAATATCATATAGAAAGTCTAGATATTTTTGAAAATAATTTAAGTATTGAAAGCTTTATTCAAGAAGCTTTTGGTGAAATGATATTAACATTGAGTATAAAAGATAATGATACACCGAGCTTAACCTACTGGAAATATGAAGAATTAAATGATAAATATAAAGTATCTAACTTATTCTACTATAGTACAGATAATCGACAAATTACAAAATTAGAAGGTGAAAGTAATAGTCCTTTGCTTGAGCCTTTGACATATGATTACATAGAGAGAATTGTGTTTGAAATAATAAAAAATATAAAGCCCATGGAAAATATTTATAGGCGAGCTATATTTTGGGAGTATAGCGATAGTCATTTATTACCACCTAACGTAAATATAGAAAACTTTAAAAATAACCCAGACATATGTATGCCTTTAAAAAATATTTTTTATTTAAGCAATATAAAAGATATTCAACAAGATATTGAAAATGCAGCCAAAAAAGATAAAGGACTACATAGCTTTTTAGACAATATATCTAATAAAGCAACAAAAGAATTTAGAGAAATATGGCCCGACTTAAAAAATATAAAGTTTGTTATAAGAAAAGATGGTGAAGAGTTTGATATACGAATACAAGAAAAAGAGTTTTATTCTAATGAAGATAGAAGTGATGGCTTTAAAAGATTTATAGCAATATTACTTATGTTGTCGATCGAATCTAGAACACGAAAATATAATAGATTAATCTTATTTGATGAACCAGATGCTTTTTTATATCCAACTAGTGCAAAATTTTTAAAAGAAGAATTATTAAAAATTTCAGAAAAAGATATTGTAATTTATTCTACACATTCTCCTTTTATGATAGATAACGAGTGTATAGAGAGACATCTAGTTATAGAAAGAAAGGACGATATTTCAGAAACAGTCACGCAAGACAAGTCGCCGTTTCAAGAAGACGAACTTTTAAAAAGAGCAATTGGAAGTCATATACTTGAAAGTATACAGTCAAAAAATATTATTTTTGAAGGATATACGGATTATAAAGTGTTTAAAAACACTTATAAAGATAAGGATTTTAAAGATTGTGGTCTAGTTTATATGGGAGGTATAAAAGAAGTTAATACATTAACTACAATGATAATGCTAACTGGCAAAAAATTCCTTATAGTATCCGACAGTGATGAAACTTCAAAGAACAAAAGAAAAGATTTTGAAAAAGATTTTCCTGATTTAAAAGAAAATTGGCTTGAGTATGATGAAGTTTGCGATAAATCCAATAAAATAAAAACACTTGAAGATTTTTATGAAGCAGATTATTTGTCAGCTAAAATCAAACAGTACAATGAAAACTATGAATACGATAAAAAGAAATCTAGTATTGACAATATAGATAAAGCCGTAAGTCAAGATAAAGAAAAAAGGCAAGAGATAAAAAATGCACTAGCAATTAATGCTAAAAAAGAAAATATAAAAAAAGAATATTTTGACTTTATTCAAAAGATCAAAGATAAATTAGGTAGTTAG
- a CDS encoding ribonucleoside-diphosphate reductase subunit alpha, giving the protein MKVIKRNGRTEELDISKIKKYTNEAVLGLSNVSLSELEVDAKIQFRDMITTEEIQQTLIKTAVDKIDIDRPNWTFVAARLFLFDLYHKVTGFNGYNHLKDYLAKGEKVGRIIPGLKEKYDLEDLNAYIKPERDLQFAYLGIKTLYDRYLIKDKSGMPIELPQHMFMAIAMFLAQNELDSQGWAKKFYDLISKFEVMLATPTLSNARTTRHQLSSCYVGSTPDNIEGIFDSYKEMALLSKFGGGIGWDWSKVRAMGGSIDGHKNAAGGIIPFLKVTNDIAVAVDQLGTRKGAIAVYIEPWHMDVSDFLDLRKNSGEERRRAHELFPALWINDLFMKRVKENGRWSLFDPAQVSDLCDLYGEEFEKRYLEYENDENIQKNTILAKELWKKILTSYFETGMPFLCFKDNANKANPNDHEGIIRSSNLCTEIFQNTAPNYYKIKITYEDGGEELFDEEEDVTVDSGITKKAKKLSALDSLKGKQIFIVEKESIEGKTAVCNLASINLSKINSKEDIERVVPIAIRMLDNVIDLNFYPHKKVKHTNLSSRSIGLGVMGEAQMLAEKNVKWGSYEHLALIDSIMENISYNAIYASSNLAVEKGVYPKFEGSKWSKGIMPIDTANENAKALLNDKGGLFDENVCDWDKLREKVKRDGMRNGYLMAIAPTSSISILVGTTQTIEPVYKRKWFEHNLSGMIPNVVPNLSPDTWQFYTPAYELDQRILIKAGAIRQKWIDQGQSLNIFMSLDKASGGYLSEIYTLAWELGLKSTYYLRSESPDSEKLNDVADRSIECEGCQ; this is encoded by the coding sequence TTGAAAGTTATAAAACGTAATGGTAGAACCGAAGAGCTTGATATAAGTAAGATCAAAAAATATACAAATGAAGCAGTTCTTGGACTAAGCAACGTAAGCCTTAGTGAGCTTGAAGTAGATGCGAAAATCCAGTTTAGAGATATGATCACAACTGAGGAAATTCAGCAGACTCTTATAAAAACAGCAGTTGATAAGATCGACATCGACCGCCCAAACTGGACATTTGTCGCTGCGAGACTATTTTTGTTCGACCTTTATCACAAAGTGACTGGCTTTAACGGCTACAACCACCTAAAAGACTACCTCGCAAAGGGCGAAAAGGTAGGCCGCATCATCCCTGGGCTAAAAGAGAAGTACGACCTTGAGGATCTAAACGCTTACATCAAGCCCGAGCGTGACTTGCAGTTTGCATACCTTGGTATCAAGACGCTTTATGACCGCTACCTCATCAAAGATAAGAGCGGCATGCCGATCGAGCTGCCACAGCATATGTTTATGGCGATCGCGATGTTTCTTGCGCAAAACGAGCTAGACAGCCAAGGTTGGGCTAAGAAATTTTACGACCTTATCTCTAAATTTGAAGTGATGTTAGCTACGCCAACGCTCTCAAACGCAAGGACTACGCGCCACCAGCTAAGCAGCTGCTACGTAGGCAGCACGCCTGATAATATCGAGGGCATTTTTGATAGCTACAAAGAGATGGCACTGCTTTCAAAATTTGGTGGCGGCATTGGCTGGGACTGGAGCAAGGTGCGTGCGATGGGTGGCAGCATCGACGGACACAAAAACGCAGCCGGCGGTATTATTCCATTTTTAAAAGTAACAAACGACATCGCAGTAGCGGTCGATCAGCTAGGCACTAGAAAAGGCGCGATCGCTGTTTATATCGAGCCTTGGCACATGGACGTGAGCGATTTCCTCGATCTTCGTAAAAACTCAGGCGAAGAGAGACGCCGTGCACACGAGCTTTTCCCTGCGCTTTGGATAAACGACCTATTTATGAAGCGTGTAAAAGAAAATGGCCGCTGGAGCCTCTTTGACCCAGCTCAAGTAAGCGACCTTTGCGACCTTTACGGCGAGGAGTTTGAGAAGAGATATTTAGAGTATGAAAACGATGAAAATATCCAGAAAAACACCATCCTTGCAAAAGAGCTTTGGAAGAAAATTTTAACTAGCTATTTTGAAACGGGCATGCCATTTTTGTGCTTTAAAGACAATGCCAACAAAGCAAATCCAAACGACCACGAAGGCATCATCAGAAGCTCAAATTTATGCACCGAAATTTTCCAAAACACAGCGCCAAATTACTATAAGATCAAGATCACTTATGAAGATGGCGGCGAAGAGCTATTTGACGAAGAAGAAGACGTCACGGTCGATAGCGGCATAACTAAAAAAGCCAAAAAGCTTAGCGCACTTGATAGCCTAAAAGGCAAGCAAATTTTCATCGTAGAAAAAGAGAGCATCGAGGGCAAAACGGCAGTTTGCAACCTTGCAAGTATAAATTTAAGCAAGATAAATAGCAAAGAGGACATCGAGCGTGTCGTGCCGATAGCTATTAGGATGCTTGATAACGTTATAGACCTAAATTTCTACCCACACAAAAAGGTAAAACACACAAACCTATCATCTCGCTCGATCGGCCTTGGCGTCATGGGCGAGGCGCAAATGCTAGCTGAGAAAAACGTAAAATGGGGCAGCTATGAGCATTTGGCGCTCATTGATAGCATAATGGAAAACATAAGCTATAACGCCATCTATGCTAGCTCAAATTTAGCCGTAGAAAAGGGCGTCTATCCAAAATTTGAAGGCTCAAAATGGAGCAAAGGCATCATGCCGATAGATACTGCAAACGAAAACGCAAAGGCTCTTTTAAACGACAAAGGCGGGCTATTTGACGAAAATGTCTGCGACTGGGACAAGCTAAGAGAAAAAGTCAAGCGCGATGGCATGAGAAACGGCTACCTAATGGCGATCGCTCCAACTAGCTCGATCTCGATCCTTGTTGGCACTACCCAAACTATCGAGCCAGTCTATAAGCGTAAGTGGTTTGAGCACAATCTAAGCGGCATGATCCCAAATGTCGTGCCAAATTTAAGCCCTGATACTTGGCAGTTTTACACGCCAGCATATGAGCTTGATCAGAGAATTTTGATAAAAGCAGGCGCGATTCGCCAAAAGTGGATTGATCAAGGCCAAAGCCTAAATATATTTATGAGCTTAGACAAAGCAAGCGGCGGATATCTGAGCGAAATTTACACTCTCGCGTGGGAGCTGGGGCTAAAATCAACCTACTATCTACGCTCAGAGTCACCAGACAGTGAAAAACTAAACGACGTAGCTGACCGCTCGATCGAATGTGAGGGATGTCAGTAG
- the purB gene encoding adenylosuccinate lyase produces MVERYSRKEMAEKWSIQAKYDAWLKVEKAAIKAWNKLGFISDSDCEKICKNAKFEVARIDEIEKTTKHDVIAFLTSVSESLGEESRFVHYGMTSSDCIDTAVALQMKESLELIISDVEEFMQAVKNRANEHKHTLMVGRSHGIHGEPITFGLVLAIWYDEIARALKLIKDAKDTISYGKLSGAMGNLAHAPMEFEELTCEELGLKAAPASNQVIQRDRYAHVVSAIAVLASTCEKIAVAVRHYQRTEVYEAEEYFSPGQKGSSAMPHKRNPVLSENITGLCRVLRSYVTPSLENVALWHERDISHSSVERFILPDMFITADFMLVRIKNLIANLVVYPENMMKNLNLTGGLVFSQRVLLQLPQRGISREDAYKIVQRNAMKVWADLQEGKKAIDDQGHSLFLQNLLADEDLTKSLSKDEIKECFDYNYYTKNVDRIFARVFGK; encoded by the coding sequence ATGGTCGAAAGATACTCACGCAAAGAGATGGCTGAAAAGTGGAGCATACAAGCAAAATACGACGCTTGGCTCAAGGTAGAAAAAGCTGCCATTAAAGCTTGGAATAAGCTTGGTTTTATAAGCGACAGTGACTGCGAGAAAATTTGCAAAAACGCTAAATTTGAAGTAGCTCGCATTGACGAGATAGAAAAGACGACAAAGCACGACGTCATCGCATTTTTAACAAGCGTCAGCGAGAGTCTTGGCGAGGAGAGCAGGTTCGTGCACTACGGCATGACCTCAAGCGACTGTATCGACACAGCCGTCGCGCTTCAGATGAAAGAGAGCCTAGAGCTCATTATCAGCGACGTAGAGGAGTTTATGCAGGCGGTCAAAAACAGAGCAAACGAGCACAAGCACACGCTCATGGTCGGCAGAAGCCACGGCATCCACGGCGAGCCGATAACTTTTGGTCTAGTGCTTGCCATCTGGTACGACGAGATCGCAAGAGCACTAAAGCTCATCAAAGACGCAAAAGATACGATCAGCTACGGCAAGCTTTCAGGCGCTATGGGAAATTTAGCCCACGCTCCGATGGAATTTGAAGAGCTAACATGCGAGGAGCTAGGCCTAAAAGCAGCCCCAGCGTCAAACCAAGTGATCCAGCGCGATCGCTACGCCCATGTGGTAAGCGCTATCGCAGTTCTAGCCTCTACGTGCGAGAAGATCGCAGTTGCCGTTAGACACTACCAAAGGACTGAGGTTTATGAGGCGGAGGAGTACTTTAGTCCAGGACAAAAGGGCTCAAGTGCCATGCCGCACAAGCGCAATCCAGTCCTTAGCGAAAACATCACCGGTCTTTGCAGGGTGCTACGCTCATACGTCACGCCTTCTCTTGAAAACGTCGCCCTTTGGCACGAGCGCGACATCAGCCACAGCTCGGTTGAGAGATTTATCCTGCCAGATATGTTTATCACGGCTGATTTTATGTTGGTTCGCATCAAAAATTTGATAGCAAATTTAGTCGTATATCCAGAAAATATGATGAAAAATTTAAATTTAACAGGCGGTTTGGTATTTTCGCAACGTGTGCTTTTGCAATTGCCGCAACGTGGAATATCTAGAGAGGACGCCTACAAGATCGTTCAGCGCAATGCCATGAAGGTCTGGGCGGACTTGCAAGAGGGTAAAAAAGCGATAGACGATCAAGGTCACAGCCTATTTTTACAAAATTTACTAGCCGACGAGGACCTAACTAAGAGCCTTAGCAAAGATGAGATCAAAGAGTGCTTTGACTACAACTACTACACCAAAAATGTAGATAGAATTTTCGCCAGAGTTTTTGGAAAATAA